The Candidatus Nitrosoglobus terrae genome segment TTTTACTTATAGATCACTATTTACCAAGTTTCTTATAAAATCGTCTAGCTTAGCTAGGGAGGAGTTAAGCGGTATAACTCCTCCTTGGTTTTATAATAGAAAATTTTATTTTTTAGATTAAGTTAAGATTAGCATACGTGGTCTAACACCTATAATTAATAGAGCACTAAGATAAGTAACCCCTGCAACGCTAATTAGTAATATAAGATGACTCATTCTAGTTATTAGACCCCAGTTTAACCAGCTTGCTGAAGGCGGCGCTAGCCAAAATAGCGCAGCAGCCATGAAAATAGTGGCAAGACCAATCTGCCAACTAAATGTAAACCACCCAGGTTGAGCTTGATAGCTTCCCTGTTGTTTTAAAGCCAAAAGTAGTAGAGCTGCATTAAGCCAAGCAGACAGGGAGGTGGCTAGAGCAAGGCCGGTATGGGCTAAAGGTAAAATTAAGGCTCCATTTAAAATTATGTTACTGAGCATAGCAATAATAGCAATTCGTACTGGCGTTTTGGTATCCTGTCGGGCATAAAACCCAGGGGCTAGAATTTTAATAAGCATAAAAGGAACTAAGCCAAAACTATAAGCAATAAGACTATGGGAAGCCATAATTGCATCATAGCTACTAAATTTTCCATATTGGAATAAAGTGATAAGAATTGGTTTAGCGAGTATCATAAGCCCTACCGCAGCGGGTACGCCAACAAGGCAGCCCCAACGTAACGCCCAATCAAGTGTACGTATAAAATCTTTAGTTGATGCTTGGTTGTGTTTTTCTGAGAGGCTAGGAAGTATGACCGTAGCTAGTGCAATACCGAAGATTCCAAGGGGAAACTCCACTAGGCGATCTGAGTAATAAAGCCAAGATACGCTACCAGTTACTAAAAATGAGGCAAGTAGAGTATCAATAAGAAGATTTATCTGTGATACGGAGCTCCCAAGGATAGCAGGTAACATTAATGTAAAGACTCGCTGAACGCCCGGATCTTTCCATTTAGCACTGGGTTTTGGTAAAAGTTTTAACCGAATAAGAAAAGGGATTTGAAACAATAATTGTATTAGACCGGCAAAGAAAACCCCCCACGCTAGAGCAGTAACTGGCGTTAGCATATAAGGAGCAACCCATAGTGCTGAGGCAATAAGCACTAAATTTAGAAATATAGGAGTGATTGCTGGTACACCAAATTGTTTATAGGTA includes the following:
- the murJ gene encoding murein biosynthesis integral membrane protein MurJ, with product MSISLLKSTAIVGSATLFSRILGFVRDMVIAQAFGAGLAADAFFVAFKIPNFLRRLFAEGAFSQSFVPVFSSYFMQGNPTEIQQLINRVTGTLGLVVLLVTLIGIIGAPLWVVIFAPGFIGDSDKYQLAVSLLRVTFPYLFFISLTALAAGILNTYKQFGVPAITPIFLNLVLIASALWVAPYMLTPVTALAWGVFFAGLIQLLFQIPFLIRLKLLPKPSAKWKDPGVQRVFTLMLPAILGSSVSQINLLIDTLLASFLVTGSVSWLYYSDRLVEFPLGIFGIALATVILPSLSEKHNQASTKDFIRTLDWALRWGCLVGVPAAVGLMILAKPILITLFQYGKFSSYDAIMASHSLIAYSFGLVPFMLIKILAPGFYARQDTKTPVRIAIIAMLSNIILNGALILPLAHTGLALATSLSAWLNAALLLLALKQQGSYQAQPGWFTFSWQIGLATIFMAAALFWLAPPSASWLNWGLITRMSHLILLISVAGVTYLSALLIIGVRPRMLILT